The Amycolatopsis viridis genome window below encodes:
- a CDS encoding helix-turn-helix transcriptional regulator produces MPAAALVAMYVGEDPGHLEALRSLAPAQPAPRWEIADPSPAGIRAVRRSDPDIVVVDGSADAPMRVCRQVRAAASSAVVFVLASGAAAVHDLAATDLDGIADGVISSSLFARELPGNIFGALSEVAAVTRPPAGQPGGPRAGLSGQEIAVLERAARGMTADDSAPELGLTPSAVRSALRSAKTKLRASSRAQAVALAIRAGLFAP; encoded by the coding sequence TGCCCGCGGCTGCCCTCGTCGCGATGTACGTCGGGGAGGACCCGGGCCACCTTGAGGCATTGCGGTCCCTCGCACCGGCACAGCCGGCGCCGCGGTGGGAGATCGCGGACCCGAGCCCGGCGGGGATCCGAGCGGTGCGACGGTCCGATCCGGACATCGTGGTCGTCGACGGTTCGGCGGACGCCCCGATGCGCGTGTGCCGTCAGGTCCGCGCGGCGGCCTCGTCGGCCGTCGTGTTCGTGCTGGCTTCCGGCGCGGCGGCGGTGCACGATCTCGCCGCCACCGACCTGGACGGGATCGCCGACGGGGTGATCAGCAGTTCCCTGTTCGCCCGGGAGCTGCCGGGAAACATCTTCGGCGCCCTGTCCGAGGTGGCCGCGGTGACGCGCCCACCGGCCGGGCAGCCGGGCGGCCCGCGAGCCGGCCTGAGTGGGCAGGAGATCGCGGTCCTCGAGCGCGCCGCACGGGGGATGACGGCGGACGACAGCGCCCCGGAACTCGGTCTCACCCCCAGCGCCGTGCGGTCCGCGTTGCGCTCGGCGAAGACGAAGCTGCGGGCGTCCTCCCGGGCCCAGGCGGTGGCTCTCGCGATCAGGGCGGGACTTTTCGCGCCCTGA